A region of the Drosophila subpulchrella strain 33 F10 #4 breed RU33 chromosome 3L, RU_Dsub_v1.1 Primary Assembly, whole genome shotgun sequence genome:
AGTCTTTTAGTAAATTCGAATTAGAAAGTATTAATAagttgaaaaattaaaaaatattgatttagtGAAAAAATCTTAAAAGTAGTAATTGAAAGAAGTACGGAATCACTTGAATCACGGAATCTCTTTACAAATTGTTATAGGTTCTGAAGTAAATTTTAGATATATTGCAATACTTTTAACATAAATAATagataaaaaactttgtttttaaaaaatatataataaatctgaaatctctaTTAATAGAACTGATTGAAATCTTTATcacatatattatttaataaaattcatgTTAACCACCAGGAATCACGGCTGGCATCATGTTCCTGGCATTCCTGATGGACCTGGTGGTGTGGCGCAAGGCGCACCGCATCGACATCGCGCCGGAGGATCCCCAGGAGGGAGGGCCCACGCCCAACGGAAGGTCCCTGGAGGCGTCCGAGTCCAAGCAGCCCATCACCCCGGCGCCGGACACGACGGTCTAGGGGGAGCGGGACGGAGACGAGCCTTGCACCTGCTGCAAGATTTCCAATAAACGTTTACCTTAATTGTTAATTAGTTATCATTTTGTCTAGTTTGTTAGCCTAGTGCAAGAGTTATGTATTTAGTTAAGTGGCATCTTTGAGTGTCGGGAGACCTCATTAAAATCTACATTAGAACGCGCTCGTCCAGCCCCCCGATCCCGCTCCAAGTCCCTGCTCCATATTCTACATAAAGCCTATAAAATACGATTAGATTCTGTGTAAATCTCAGCGCGAAACGAAGAAATGAAATTCTAGACACTATCAATCTGCATGCAAGAGCGTAATTGAACGACAAAAACTAAAAGAGAATTATCGAGAATTGTGCGAACGGCAAGAAAATTGATAAATCCTTATGTGTAACTATGTGTAACAGCTATATCGCGATGTATGTACATCTGTAATTAATATATTAGACATATACATTtacatgtatgtatgtaattgcAACCTATCTGTGGTAGTtaaattttagttaaaattcaaattaattgtCTAAGTTTGTCATACAACAAAAATATacgaaaagaaattaaatggAAAACTATATACAAGTAATAAACTAAGGTGTTTTTGGATTGGTATTCAAGAGGTGTGTTTGATGAGATCCCAGCGATTCATGAAAGTTGTGATTTTTTTAATAGTGTTAAAACCCACAAAAAACCCTTTGAAATTCACTTTTCTACcaaaaatgtgttttttattaacaatttcaataaaaaattcttaaattTACGAAATGCAACATCGCTGCATCTGCCTTTCGCctaacaaaaacaacaaattgTGTTATACAAAACGAAAACTTGAAATGGTTGCAAGAACTGTCTTGGGCTATTGTCTCTGAAATAACAAAAACAGTGGATGAGTTAGTCGTGCCCAGCGGGCAGATCGCAAATGGAGATTGTCTGCGTGCGCTCACAGGCGAGTACAATAAAGTAATGGTATCAAAATCAGCTATCCGGCGACCACAGCTTGAATGTGCGGTCAAACGAAGTGGTGGCTATATACTGCGAATTGGACGCGATGTCCACCGAAATGACCTTGTTGTCGTGGCCCTGCAGCGTCTTCAGCGGCTGCCACGTCTTGTTGGACCAGATCTTGGTGGTCGAGTCGTAGGAGCAGGTGACCAGAAAGCTGCCGCACTCCTGCTGGTACTTCACGTCCGAAATCAGGTTGGTGTGGGCGGGAATGGTGTAGACGGGCTGGCGTCGCCGCAGGTCCCAGATTTTGCAGGTGTTGTCCTGAGACCCTGTCGCAATGTGGAATCCATTGGGCGAAAAGTCCACGCCGAAAACGGCGCCCAGATGTCCCTCCAGAAACATGATGCAGCGCCCAGTGCGCAGGTCCCACACCCGCCCAAAGGCATCCAGTCCGCCGGTGACCACGACACTGCCATCCGAATGATAGCTAAGGCAGTGCACTGGTTTGGCGTGTCCCTCCTGATGCAGCACCTCTGTCTTCTGCTCTAGATCCCACAGCCGCCAGCTGGAGTCGTAGCAGGCGGTGGCCAAGAAACGGCCGGACGGATGGAAGGCCACCTTGGAGACGCGATGCGGCATGTGACCGGTGATGTCTGCGATGGACTCCTCGTTGTTGAAGCCCCACAGCTTGACGGCGCCATCGTGGCCGCCGGACGCCATGGCCACCACGTTCTCCTCGTCCGCCTTGACTCCTGGTCGCAGAGCCACTCCGCCCACATAGCTGGCATGTCCGCGCAGCGTCTGCTTCAGCTCGCAGTCGGGCACGCTCCACAGCTTGCAGAGACCCGACCACGAGGCGGTCAGCAGGAGTGTGGAGTCCGCGCTAAAGGCGGCACTGCTCACGGGCCGTGTGTCGCCCACCTGGGAGCAGAGTGGAGCTAGTGACTGGAGCTTCTTCTGCATCTCCACCATCCGACCAGCCCGCGTGGCACTGGGCACCTCGAGGGCTTCGCGGGCCCGCGCCAAGCGATCCTTGGCCCGCGGCAGGGAGTAGTCCGCCAGCCAGAGGCGGGAAATTCGCAGGGTGTCGGGTCCCTCGTGATACCAGGTGGCCTGGTCCTGctcccgctgctgctgcttgcgctcctcctcctcgtacTGCTTCTTGTTGATGGCGTGCTCGCCCAGGCCGGCGAGAAGCTCTTTGAGACGCCTTCGCCGCTCCGCTGGTCCTTCGCCAAAGTAGCAAATGGGCTCGTTCAGCTGGCGCAGATTGCTCTTGATCTCCGTGTCGTCCGTGGAGACGTTGATCTGACGTGCCCGCTTCTTGCGCTCGAATTCCTCGAGGAGCGCCACCTTGTCCCGCTCCATTTCCGTCTCCAAGTCGAAGTAGTCATCGTCGATTTTGTTGGCCAGTGTGGCGGCAGTGGGTGGTGGGGCTCCCGCCTGCTTGGAGTTGCCCGTCTTCTTCGTCGACTCCTCGTAATCCTCATCGGAATCTATGTCCTCCAGTTGGCCGCCTGTGcctgttgttgttcttgtttcTGCACCAGACGATGCCGGCGTTcccgctgttgttgttgttgttg
Encoded here:
- the LOC119554945 gene encoding U4/U6 small nuclear ribonucleoprotein Prp4, which codes for MSDDDDIQYIKRQRTLHYGSLEESERKRQNAAASGATGATTTTTTAGTPASSGAETRTTTGTGGQLEDIDSDEDYEESTKKTGNSKQAGAPPPTAATLANKIDDDYFDLETEMERDKVALLEEFERKKRARQINVSTDDTEIKSNLRQLNEPICYFGEGPAERRRRLKELLAGLGEHAINKKQYEEEERKQQQREQDQATWYHEGPDTLRISRLWLADYSLPRAKDRLARAREALEVPSATRAGRMVEMQKKLQSLAPLCSQVGDTRPVSSAAFSADSTLLLTASWSGLCKLWSVPDCELKQTLRGHASYVGGVALRPGVKADEENVVAMASGGHDGAVKLWGFNNEESIADITGHMPHRVSKVAFHPSGRFLATACYDSSWRLWDLEQKTEVLHQEGHAKPVHCLSYHSDGSVVVTGGLDAFGRVWDLRTGRCIMFLEGHLGAVFGVDFSPNGFHIATGSQDNTCKIWDLRRRQPVYTIPAHTNLISDVKYQQECGSFLVTCSYDSTTKIWSNKTWQPLKTLQGHDNKVISVDIASNSQYIATTSFDRTFKLWSPDS